Proteins found in one Elusimicrobiota bacterium genomic segment:
- a CDS encoding cation transporter — MEVSHENPQSRQAAQSLVFASGLTFGYFIIELAGGFMTGSLALVADASHMAGDFLSLLFAWFASVLARRSTNLIKTYGYHRVEVLAGLVNAMGLWVVSGMILMNAFKRLANPPPVEAGPMMLIAFFGLAVNIACALLLKKDSQKNLNVRGAYIHVLSDLLGSIGALVGAAVMKWTGNYLADPIVSGFVCLLIIASSLKLMLNSLNILLEGVPPHLDIEAIRRELRAIDGVHDIHDLHVWSLGAGMDMLSGRLVLESGAAAKSFGILDAAGRRMQERFGISHATLQPEIVKSKN, encoded by the coding sequence TTGGAAGTCTCGCACGAGAACCCACAGTCCCGACAAGCCGCCCAAAGCCTGGTCTTCGCCTCCGGCCTGACCTTCGGCTATTTCATCATCGAGCTGGCGGGCGGCTTCATGACCGGCAGTTTGGCCTTGGTGGCCGACGCCTCTCATATGGCCGGAGATTTCCTTTCTCTTTTATTCGCTTGGTTCGCCAGCGTTCTCGCCCGGCGATCCACCAATCTGATTAAAACCTACGGCTACCACCGCGTGGAGGTTCTCGCCGGGTTGGTCAATGCCATGGGTCTTTGGGTTGTTTCAGGCATGATTTTAATGAACGCCTTTAAACGCTTAGCCAACCCTCCCCCCGTTGAAGCCGGCCCCATGATGCTGATCGCTTTCTTCGGTTTGGCCGTCAACATCGCCTGCGCCCTGCTCTTAAAAAAGGACTCCCAAAAAAATCTCAACGTCCGGGGCGCCTACATTCATGTCCTTTCCGATCTATTGGGTTCCATCGGCGCTCTCGTGGGCGCAGCCGTCATGAAATGGACCGGCAATTACCTGGCCGATCCGATCGTCAGCGGTTTCGTCTGCCTGCTCATCATTGCCAGCTCCTTGAAGTTGATGCTCAATTCGCTCAATATTCTTCTTGAGGGGGTGCCCCCGCATCTCGATATTGAGGCAATCCGCCGGGAACTGCGCGCGATCGACGGCGTCCACGACATCCACGATTTGCATGTTTGGAGCTTGGGCGCGGGCATGGACATGCTTTCCGGCCGTCTCGTTTTAGAATCCGGAGCCGCTGCGAAGAGTTTCGGCATCCTCGATGCGGCCGGGCGGCGCATGCAGGAACGCTTCGGCATCAGCCATGCCACCTTGCAGCCGGAAATCGTAAAAAGTAAAAATTAA
- a CDS encoding type I restriction endonuclease subunit R, whose translation MRQNFSESTAEEAALEWLRGLGYEVRFGPEIAPEEPRAERTEFEQIVLEGRLREAIGKINSEIPEEAREEAVRKVLRTEHPSLTENNRRFHKFLTDGVPVEYQAEGRTVHDQVWLADFENLDNNDWLAVNQFTVIENRHDRRPDVVIFINGLPLGVIELKNPADENATIRNAFNQLQTYKAQITSLFTYNEALIISDGIEARMGSVTSDWDRFMPWRTVDGKDLAPTGLPQLEVLLKGVFDKRRFLDIVRHFVVFEETPGGVAKKIAGYHQFHAVEKAVESTLAATRGDRRVGIVWHTQGSGKSLTMVFYAGKIAQHPEMKNPTLVVLTDRNDLDNQLFDTFSGCGEVLRQTPVQAENRERLQELLKVASGGVVFTTIQKFFPEEKGDKFPSLSARRNIVVIADEAHRSQYDFIDGFAKHMRDALPGASFIGFTATPIAKTDRNTTAVFGNYIDVYDIHRSIEDKATVPIYYEARLAKLGLKEEEKPRIDPEFEEVTEGEEEPERRRLQTKWSRLEALVGSKRRIELVAQDIVNHFERRLEAMEGKGLIVCMSRRICVQLYQAIMKLRPQWHNSEDDQGFIKVVMTGAPADPVDWQEHIRNKERRRAIGDTFKKPASPIKLVIVRDMWLTGFDVPCLHTMYLDKPMRGHGLMQAIARVNRVFKDKPGGLVVDYLGIAQELKKALADYSNKDREKAGIDQEVAVTALFEKYEVLKSMFHGFNYSEFFKGAPQRRLQVMAESMEHVLKVKDGKERFMAVVTQLSQAFALAVPHEKALALREEIAFFQAIRAALAKSAGADGPDVKKDRLEVESAIQQIVSKAISSDGVVDIFKATGLKKPDISILSDEFLEEIRGMPYKNLALELLKKLLSQEIKLRERKFLVQSRSFAEMLEKSVREYHNRTIEAAQVIEAMIRLAKEMREAHRRGEKMGLGEDELAFYDALEVNDSAVKELGDKTLQAIARDLVQIVRQNTTIDWTVKESVRANLRRLIKRLLNKHGYPPDKQEKAVKTVLEQAELIGKDWS comes from the coding sequence ATGCGCCAAAATTTTTCCGAATCCACTGCTGAAGAAGCCGCGCTGGAATGGCTGAGGGGGCTTGGGTATGAGGTGCGGTTTGGGCCGGAGATTGCGCCGGAAGAACCCAGGGCGGAGCGGACGGAGTTTGAGCAGATTGTTTTAGAGGGGCGGTTGCGGGAGGCTATTGGGAAAATTAATTCCGAGATTCCTGAAGAGGCGCGGGAAGAGGCGGTGCGTAAGGTTTTACGCACGGAGCATCCTAGCCTTACGGAAAATAACCGGCGGTTTCATAAGTTTTTGACCGATGGCGTGCCGGTGGAATATCAGGCCGAGGGGCGCACGGTGCATGATCAGGTTTGGCTGGCCGATTTTGAGAATTTAGATAACAACGACTGGCTCGCGGTCAATCAATTCACCGTGATTGAAAACCGCCATGACCGCAGGCCGGATGTGGTGATTTTTATCAATGGCCTGCCCCTGGGCGTTATCGAGCTTAAAAATCCGGCCGATGAAAACGCCACCATCCGCAATGCCTTTAATCAACTCCAAACTTACAAGGCGCAGATCACATCGCTTTTTACTTACAACGAGGCGTTGATTATTTCAGACGGCATTGAAGCACGGATGGGAAGCGTCACCTCCGATTGGGACCGCTTTATGCCCTGGCGCACGGTGGATGGCAAAGATTTGGCTCCTACGGGGCTTCCCCAGCTTGAGGTTTTGCTTAAGGGCGTGTTCGATAAACGGCGATTTTTAGATATTGTCCGCCATTTCGTGGTCTTTGAGGAAACTCCAGGGGGCGTTGCCAAAAAAATCGCGGGCTACCACCAATTTCATGCCGTGGAGAAAGCGGTGGAGAGCACCTTGGCCGCCACGCGTGGGGACCGGCGGGTGGGCATTGTCTGGCATACGCAGGGTTCGGGAAAAAGTTTGACCATGGTTTTCTACGCGGGCAAAATCGCCCAGCACCCGGAAATGAAAAATCCAACTCTGGTTGTTTTGACGGATCGCAATGATTTGGACAATCAACTTTTTGACACTTTTTCAGGTTGCGGTGAAGTCTTGCGCCAAACGCCGGTTCAGGCGGAAAACCGCGAGCGATTGCAAGAGTTGTTAAAAGTAGCCTCCGGCGGGGTGGTGTTTACCACCATCCAGAAATTTTTTCCTGAAGAAAAAGGCGATAAATTCCCTTCGCTTTCAGCGCGGCGCAATATTGTCGTCATCGCGGATGAAGCGCACCGAAGCCAGTATGATTTTATTGACGGCTTCGCCAAACACATGCGGGATGCTTTGCCCGGCGCTTCCTTTATTGGGTTTACGGCTACGCCCATCGCAAAAACGGACCGGAACACCACCGCGGTTTTTGGCAATTACATTGATGTTTATGACATTCACCGTTCCATCGAAGATAAGGCGACAGTTCCGATTTACTATGAAGCCCGTTTAGCCAAGCTGGGGCTCAAGGAAGAGGAAAAACCCAGGATCGATCCCGAATTCGAGGAAGTAACAGAGGGTGAGGAAGAGCCCGAAAGACGCAGGCTTCAAACCAAGTGGTCGCGCCTGGAGGCTTTGGTGGGCTCCAAACGGCGCATCGAGCTTGTGGCCCAAGATATTGTGAATCATTTCGAGAGACGCTTGGAGGCCATGGAGGGCAAAGGGCTCATCGTCTGCATGAGCCGCAGAATTTGCGTGCAACTTTATCAGGCTATCATGAAGTTGAGGCCCCAGTGGCACAACTCGGAGGACGATCAAGGATTTATCAAAGTGGTCATGACGGGCGCGCCGGCGGACCCTGTGGACTGGCAGGAGCATATCCGCAATAAAGAACGGCGGCGCGCTATTGGGGATACGTTTAAAAAACCCGCTTCTCCCATTAAGTTGGTCATTGTGCGGGACATGTGGCTGACGGGTTTTGATGTGCCCTGCTTGCACACCATGTATTTAGACAAACCCATGCGGGGGCACGGGCTGATGCAGGCCATTGCCCGCGTTAACCGGGTATTCAAAGACAAGCCGGGTGGATTGGTGGTGGATTATTTGGGAATCGCCCAGGAGCTTAAGAAAGCTTTGGCGGATTATTCCAATAAAGACCGCGAGAAGGCCGGTATTGACCAAGAGGTGGCGGTCACAGCTTTGTTTGAGAAATATGAAGTGCTCAAAAGCATGTTTCATGGGTTTAATTACTCCGAATTCTTTAAAGGCGCGCCGCAGAGGCGTTTGCAGGTGATGGCCGAGTCCATGGAGCATGTGCTCAAGGTTAAGGACGGCAAGGAACGGTTTATGGCGGTTGTGACCCAGCTATCCCAGGCGTTTGCTTTGGCGGTGCCGCATGAGAAAGCGCTGGCTTTGAGGGAAGAGATCGCGTTCTTCCAAGCGATCCGGGCGGCTCTGGCTAAAAGCGCGGGCGCCGATGGGCCGGATGTGAAAAAGGACCGCCTAGAGGTCGAATCCGCTATCCAGCAAATCGTGTCCAAAGCGATTTCATCCGACGGCGTGGTGGATATTTTCAAAGCGACGGGGCTTAAAAAGCCGGATATTTCGATTTTATCTGATGAATTTTTGGAAGAAATCCGGGGGATGCCTTACAAAAACTTGGCGTTGGAACTTTTGAAAAAACTTTTAAGCCAAGAGATTAAATTGCGCGAGCGGAAATTTTTAGTTCAATCCCGTTCTTTTGCCGAAATGCTGGAAAAATCCGTCCGGGAGTATCACAACCGTACGATTGAGGCGGCGCAGGTAATCGAGGCGATGATCCGGCTGGCCAAAGAAATGCGGGAAGCGCATCGCAGAGGCGAAAAGATGGGTTTAGGCGAAGATGAACTGGCTTTCTACGACGCCCTAGAGGTCAACGATAGCGCGGTTAAAGAGTTGGGAGATAAAACCCTCCAAGCCATCGCGCGCGATCTGGTCCAAATCGTGCGGCAAAACACAACAATTGATTGGACGGTGAAGGAAAGCGTCCGGGCTAATCTACGGCGACTGATTAAGAGGCTTTTGAATAAGCATGGCTATCCGCCCGACAAGCAGGAGAAGGCCGTTAAAACCGTTTTGGAGCAGGCGGAGTTAATCGGCAAGGATTGGTCGTGA
- a CDS encoding peptidyl-prolyl cis-trans isomerase has product MSIIRALVISLAAAPVVAQAQPASKGILVNGKLIDKAVIERQLWQQHGNNIAQQLVDSELLRQEAQALKIKANSKEINARIAKLKEQVGPNFEAQLKNSGTTMEALRSQIADSLMVEGLLKKVKGLDVTEKEIKDAYETNRDRLGTPERIRLRHILVANRQTADDTMIALKAGADFGKLAQARSMDQATGQKNGELGLFSPGMLTPEIEKAVFGLKPGEISEVVQTQMGFHILQVTEKLPAKPAQFKDIKENLRGALLQQKISQVLPAYLEELRAKAKVEVNL; this is encoded by the coding sequence ATGTCGATCATTCGAGCGTTAGTAATTTCTCTGGCGGCGGCGCCGGTTGTCGCCCAGGCGCAGCCCGCGTCCAAAGGAATTTTAGTCAACGGAAAATTAATCGATAAGGCCGTGATCGAACGCCAGCTCTGGCAGCAGCACGGCAATAACATCGCCCAACAGCTTGTCGACAGCGAACTTTTACGCCAGGAAGCGCAAGCGCTCAAGATCAAAGCCAACTCCAAAGAAATCAACGCCCGCATCGCCAAGCTCAAGGAGCAGGTCGGCCCGAATTTCGAGGCCCAGCTCAAGAATTCCGGCACCACGATGGAAGCCCTGCGCTCGCAAATCGCAGACAGCCTAATGGTCGAAGGACTGCTGAAAAAAGTCAAAGGCCTGGATGTGACTGAGAAGGAAATCAAAGACGCTTACGAAACGAATCGGGACCGCTTGGGAACGCCCGAGCGCATCCGCCTGCGCCATATCCTTGTCGCCAACCGGCAGACGGCGGATGATACGATGATCGCGCTCAAAGCCGGCGCCGATTTCGGCAAATTGGCGCAAGCCAGGTCCATGGACCAGGCCACCGGCCAGAAAAACGGCGAACTCGGGCTTTTTTCGCCGGGCATGCTCACGCCTGAAATCGAAAAAGCGGTTTTTGGACTCAAGCCCGGAGAAATCAGCGAAGTGGTGCAAACCCAGATGGGTTTTCATATCCTGCAGGTCACGGAAAAACTTCCGGCCAAGCCGGCCCAGTTCAAGGACATCAAGGAAAATTTACGCGGCGCGCTTTTGCAGCAAAAAATAAGCCAAGTTTTGCCCGCTTATCTTGAGGAATTGCGCGCCAAAGCCAAGGTTGAAGTCAACCTTTAA
- a CDS encoding acyl-CoA dehydrogenase family protein gives MATQMLPDATKIARSPQDREFILRLRSALEQHLPKLNEYDRKENFPWDVVKALAPLGAWGMIFPKKYDGLGLSHGVYVEALEEFGRIDSALALTAESHNSLCGNTILTFGNEAQKTKYLPKMAQGMMGAWALTEPEAGSDAKSIKTRAEFKNGRWVLNGSKTFTTQGSVAGVYVIFAVTQAGAGDQGISAFVAEPAPGLTVGKVEKKMGLRASDTAQLHLVDLKLPKESLLGAEGRGFQIAMKILDAGRVAISGVSLGMARGAIEWAIEEIKKQENKQKPRSLRQRWLKPNAGLTGEQKILARYAARLHAVRFLTHYAANLIDQKKRFAFYASLAKLLSGELAMQAATDCLDLFGEAAARFDNHVAKIFRDGKLYQIGEGTSEIQAMIISRHLMSNPDLLLKPGNP, from the coding sequence GTGGCGACACAGATGCTGCCCGATGCGACGAAAATCGCCCGCAGTCCCCAAGACCGGGAATTTATCCTGAGGCTGCGCTCGGCTCTCGAGCAACACCTGCCCAAACTCAATGAGTACGACCGCAAAGAAAATTTCCCCTGGGACGTGGTCAAAGCCCTGGCGCCCTTGGGCGCCTGGGGCATGATTTTCCCCAAAAAATACGACGGGCTTGGACTTTCCCACGGCGTTTACGTCGAAGCCCTGGAGGAATTCGGCCGCATCGATTCCGCGCTGGCCTTGACCGCGGAATCGCACAATTCCCTTTGCGGCAACACCATTTTAACGTTCGGCAATGAGGCCCAGAAAACAAAGTACCTGCCCAAAATGGCTCAAGGCATGATGGGCGCCTGGGCCTTGACCGAACCCGAGGCCGGATCGGACGCCAAAAGCATCAAAACAAGGGCCGAATTTAAAAACGGGCGATGGGTTTTAAACGGCTCCAAAACATTCACCACGCAGGGCAGCGTAGCCGGCGTTTATGTCATCTTTGCGGTAACGCAAGCGGGAGCCGGGGATCAAGGTATTTCCGCGTTCGTCGCCGAACCGGCGCCCGGCCTAACCGTGGGCAAAGTCGAAAAGAAAATGGGCTTGCGCGCCTCGGATACGGCCCAACTTCATTTGGTCGATTTAAAACTTCCCAAGGAAAGCCTTTTGGGGGCCGAAGGCCGGGGCTTTCAAATCGCCATGAAAATTTTAGACGCGGGACGCGTGGCGATTTCAGGGGTCTCCCTGGGCATGGCGCGCGGCGCCATCGAGTGGGCCATCGAGGAAATCAAAAAACAAGAAAACAAACAAAAGCCGCGCAGCCTCAGGCAGCGATGGCTTAAGCCCAACGCCGGGTTGACCGGGGAACAAAAAATTCTGGCGCGCTATGCGGCGCGGCTGCACGCCGTGCGGTTTTTGACTCATTATGCCGCGAACCTGATCGACCAAAAAAAACGCTTCGCTTTTTACGCGTCCTTGGCCAAGCTGCTCTCCGGCGAACTGGCCATGCAGGCGGCCACGGATTGCCTGGACCTCTTCGGCGAAGCAGCCGCGCGCTTCGACAATCATGTGGCCAAAATTTTCAGAGACGGCAAGCTCTATCAAATCGGCGAAGGCACCAGCGAAATCCAGGCCATGATCATTTCCAGGCACTTAATGAGCAACCCGGATTTGCTCCTGAAGCCTGGCAACCCCTAA
- a CDS encoding SIR2 family protein has product MEIIRPAVFIFGAGATRGAFEDSKFSPPIDRDFFDIAGQLQGHGTDSLARQVLNSVWDLYGETRGISLERYYRDIETREVIGRFVKPPNQPMRWGRRRMELEELIRRVYIHTACDTEGPSFSPKASSIHRDILKHLTAGDTIVTFNYDLVIEESFAQSSLWQPTDGYGVKVHGGTRGWCRNWLKSRKESEAETITESSISLLKLHGSLNWRLYNNQQIRLKDRPYVVRRNRNNKPGIENIAILPPGWKKEGIERQPYSTFWRMAGGKLQNCKSIVILGYSLPETDLLAQALFAEVIRSRAARSRRNYLKQLYLADPSETVKEKFSRLFSPALGPLGELFKYKDIREFAKDFNG; this is encoded by the coding sequence ATGGAGATAATACGTCCAGCAGTCTTCATTTTTGGTGCGGGGGCTACCCGTGGAGCGTTTGAGGATTCAAAGTTCTCGCCGCCTATCGATAGAGATTTTTTTGACATTGCTGGCCAATTGCAGGGCCACGGGACAGATTCACTGGCCAGGCAAGTATTAAATTCTGTCTGGGATTTGTACGGAGAAACCCGAGGGATTAGTCTCGAGCGCTACTATAGAGATATCGAAACGCGGGAGGTGATTGGCCGATTTGTTAAGCCGCCTAATCAGCCGATGCGGTGGGGTAGAAGACGCATGGAGCTGGAGGAGCTGATCCGTCGTGTTTATATACACACTGCTTGTGACACAGAGGGTCCCTCCTTCAGTCCCAAGGCAAGTAGCATCCATCGAGATATTTTAAAGCACCTTACTGCTGGCGATACTATCGTCACATTCAATTATGATTTGGTGATAGAGGAATCGTTTGCTCAATCATCTCTTTGGCAACCCACGGATGGCTATGGAGTTAAGGTGCATGGAGGAACTCGGGGATGGTGTCGCAACTGGCTCAAGTCACGTAAAGAGTCTGAGGCTGAAACAATAACCGAAAGCTCCATTTCCTTGCTCAAGCTACATGGCAGTTTGAACTGGCGTCTTTATAACAACCAGCAAATTAGACTCAAAGATCGACCATATGTTGTTCGCAGAAATCGAAATAACAAGCCTGGTATAGAAAATATCGCTATTTTGCCACCAGGTTGGAAGAAAGAAGGAATCGAAAGGCAGCCATACAGCACATTTTGGCGCATGGCTGGTGGTAAACTCCAAAATTGTAAATCAATCGTCATCCTGGGTTATTCGCTTCCAGAAACGGATCTACTTGCTCAGGCATTATTTGCAGAAGTAATCCGGTCAAGAGCGGCTAGGAGTAGAAGGAATTACTTGAAGCAACTCTATCTGGCTGATCCGAGCGAAACTGTTAAAGAAAAATTTTCTCGGCTATTTTCGCCAGCACTGGGGCCACTTGGCGAATTATTTAAATACAAAGATATTCGAGAGTTTGCCAAAGATTTTAATGGTTAA